One Rhinopithecus roxellana isolate Shanxi Qingling chromosome 7, ASM756505v1, whole genome shotgun sequence DNA segment encodes these proteins:
- the SMIM10L2B gene encoding small integral membrane protein 10-like protein 2B, producing the protein MAASAALSAAAAAAALSGLAVRLSRSAAARGSYSAFCKGLTRTLLTFFDLAWRLRMNFPYFYIVASVMLNVRLQVRIE; encoded by the coding sequence ATGGCGGCGTCGGCGGCTCTGTctgcggcagcggcggcggctgCCCTGTCTGGCCTGGCGGTTCGGCTGTCGCGCTCGGCGGCCGCCCGAGGCTCGTACAGCGCCTTCTGCAAGGGGCTTACACGCACGCTGCTCACCTTCTTCGACCTGGCCTGGCGGCTGCGCATGAACTTCCCCTACTTCTACATCGTGGCCTCGGTGATGCTCAACGTCCGCCTGCAGGTGCGGATCGAGTGA